A region of Salinibacter sp. 10B DNA encodes the following proteins:
- a CDS encoding Gfo/Idh/MocA family oxidoreductase has translation MALDRNIRYGMVGGGPGAFIGAVHRSAAALDGEMDLVAGAFSSSPEKSKEQGDNLNLDPERVYGSYEEMAAEEAARPDGIDAVSIVTPNFLHYDVAKTFLDEGFHVICDKPMTTTLDNAEDLCRRVEEQDVVFALTHNYSGYPLVKQARALVEQGRLGDLRKIVVEYPQGWLNRRLEEKGNKQASWRTDPDKAGAGALGDIGTHAEQLARYVTGLSLERMCADVGTVVEGRGIDDDASILARYEGGVRGLIHFSQISAGEENNLRLRVYGTEAGLDWQQEDPHRLTLLTDINGDKPQQVYSHGRASLADSVQPFIRTPQGHPEGFIEAFANIYRSAAHAIAAHEAGEEPESWAQDYPTVQDGAIGVHFIHTALDSSEKEAWVDASYSPPGI, from the coding sequence ATGGCACTTGATCGCAACATTCGCTACGGCATGGTCGGGGGCGGCCCCGGCGCATTCATCGGCGCCGTGCACCGCTCCGCCGCCGCCCTCGACGGCGAGATGGACCTCGTCGCCGGCGCCTTCTCCTCTTCCCCCGAAAAGTCGAAGGAGCAGGGCGACAACCTGAACCTCGACCCGGAGCGGGTCTACGGCTCCTACGAGGAGATGGCCGCGGAAGAAGCCGCGCGGCCCGACGGCATCGACGCCGTCTCCATCGTCACGCCGAACTTCCTGCACTACGACGTGGCGAAGACCTTTCTCGACGAGGGCTTCCACGTCATCTGCGACAAGCCGATGACGACCACACTGGACAACGCGGAGGACCTTTGCCGCCGCGTGGAGGAGCAGGATGTGGTCTTTGCCCTCACGCACAACTACTCCGGCTATCCGCTGGTGAAGCAAGCCCGCGCGCTCGTGGAGCAGGGCCGCCTCGGCGACCTCCGGAAGATCGTCGTGGAGTACCCGCAGGGCTGGCTGAACCGCCGGCTAGAGGAGAAGGGCAACAAACAGGCATCCTGGCGCACCGACCCGGACAAGGCGGGGGCGGGCGCGCTGGGCGACATCGGCACGCACGCCGAGCAGCTTGCCCGGTACGTGACCGGCCTCTCGCTGGAGCGCATGTGTGCGGACGTGGGCACGGTCGTCGAGGGGCGCGGCATCGACGACGACGCCAGCATCCTGGCCCGCTACGAAGGCGGGGTGCGCGGCCTCATTCACTTCTCACAGATTTCCGCCGGCGAAGAAAATAACCTTCGCCTCCGCGTCTACGGCACCGAGGCCGGGCTCGACTGGCAGCAGGAGGACCCGCACCGCCTCACGCTCCTCACCGACATCAACGGCGACAAGCCGCAGCAGGTGTACAGCCACGGGCGCGCCTCCCTCGCCGACTCGGTGCAGCCGTTCATTCGCACGCCACAGGGCCACCCTGAGGGCTTCATCGAGGCCTTCGCCAACATCTACCGCAGCGCGGCCCACGCCATTGCCGCACACGAGGCCGGAGAGGAGCCCGAGTCCTGGGCACAGGACTACCCGACGGTGCAGGACGGCGCCATCGGCGTGCACTTCATCCACACCGCCCTCGACAGCAGTGAGAAAGAAGCCTGGGTCGACGCTTCCTACTCCCCACCCGGCATCTGA
- a CDS encoding NAD-dependent epimerase/dehydratase family protein: MSDSKIAFVTGGTGFVGSHLVEELLRRGVSEIRCMVRSDPKWLSDLDVTYVHGDLSDVETLWTALDGVTHVYHLAGITRAPEWASFYEVNVQGTLNLLGAVKHAAPDVERILLTSSLAAVGRCDAEVATEEHPLRPVSRYGKSKAQMEAALRDAHDMTESYWEALPLTVVRPPAVYGPRDRDILDFFRAVQRHVCPVVGSGAERSLSLVHARDLARGMVEASRSSRAAGETYLLGGEQPYTWNEVKRAATDALNTWAVTLPVPSPVVGVVGTLAEAWGKLTGTYPPLNRDKAREIRHAITACSSQKAQKHFGYAPRIPLGEGVAETVNWYREQDWL; this comes from the coding sequence GTGTCTGACTCCAAGATCGCATTCGTCACCGGCGGGACCGGCTTCGTTGGCAGCCACCTCGTGGAAGAGCTCCTGCGCCGCGGAGTGAGCGAGATCCGCTGCATGGTCCGCTCCGATCCGAAATGGCTGTCGGACCTGGACGTCACCTACGTGCACGGCGACCTGTCGGACGTGGAGACGCTGTGGACGGCGCTCGACGGGGTGACGCACGTCTATCACCTTGCCGGCATCACCCGCGCCCCCGAATGGGCCTCCTTCTACGAGGTCAATGTGCAGGGCACGCTCAACCTTCTGGGCGCCGTCAAGCACGCCGCGCCGGACGTGGAGCGGATCCTCCTTACCAGCAGCCTCGCCGCAGTGGGACGCTGCGACGCCGAGGTGGCAACCGAGGAGCATCCCCTCCGTCCCGTCAGCCGCTACGGCAAAAGCAAGGCGCAAATGGAAGCGGCGCTGCGCGACGCTCACGACATGACGGAATCCTACTGGGAGGCTCTCCCGCTTACCGTCGTCCGCCCTCCCGCCGTGTACGGCCCGCGCGATCGCGACATCCTGGATTTCTTCAGGGCGGTCCAACGACACGTGTGCCCCGTCGTGGGCAGCGGGGCCGAGCGGAGCCTGAGCCTCGTGCATGCTCGCGACCTTGCCCGCGGCATGGTCGAGGCAAGTCGGTCGTCGCGGGCTGCGGGGGAGACCTACCTGCTCGGCGGCGAACAGCCCTACACGTGGAATGAGGTGAAGCGCGCCGCCACCGACGCCCTCAACACCTGGGCCGTTACGCTCCCGGTGCCCTCTCCCGTCGTGGGCGTCGTCGGGACGCTGGCCGAGGCGTGGGGAAAGCTCACTGGCACCTACCCGCCCCTCAACCGCGACAAGGCCCGCGAAATTCGCCACGCAATCACCGCCTGCTCCAGCCAGAAAGCGCAGAAGCACTTCGGGTATGCCCCCCGCATTCCGCTCGGAGAAGGTGTTGCCGAAACGGTGAACTGGTATCGGGAACAGGACTGGCTGTAA
- a CDS encoding gluconate 2-dehydrogenase subunit 3 family protein, which translates to MSASHDLTRRQALRRVGALLGGVISAPTVAGVLSGCQQQTGPDWTPSIFSAEQNEMVDTIAEIIIPATDTPGASAANVNRFIDAMVGESYREPDRKRFMKGLEDINARCKTDYGSSFVDCSAEQQRSLVAALDEETFGADAPTDREEPSFFRMMKELVIVGYYTSEIGATQELKTNVVPGYYDGDVPYEEVGRAWSGAGT; encoded by the coding sequence ATGAGTGCCTCCCACGACCTCACGCGTCGCCAAGCCCTTCGCCGCGTCGGCGCCCTGCTGGGCGGGGTGATCTCCGCTCCCACCGTGGCCGGTGTTCTGAGCGGTTGCCAGCAGCAAACAGGACCCGACTGGACTCCCTCGATTTTCTCCGCCGAGCAAAACGAGATGGTCGATACCATTGCCGAGATCATCATTCCGGCCACAGACACGCCCGGCGCGAGCGCCGCAAACGTGAACCGCTTCATCGACGCGATGGTCGGGGAAAGCTATCGCGAGCCGGACCGAAAACGATTCATGAAGGGCCTAGAAGACATCAACGCCCGCTGCAAGACGGACTACGGCAGTTCGTTTGTCGACTGTAGCGCCGAGCAGCAGCGCAGTCTCGTCGCGGCCTTGGACGAGGAGACCTTCGGCGCAGATGCCCCGACCGACCGCGAGGAGCCGTCCTTCTTCCGGATGATGAAGGAGCTCGTAATCGTCGGGTACTACACCTCCGAAATTGGAGCAACGCAGGAGCTGAAAACCAACGTCGTGCCCGGCTACTACGACGGCGACGTCCCGTACGAAGAGGTTGGCCGGGCCTGGTCGGGGGCCGGGACGTAG
- a CDS encoding DUF1080 domain-containing protein translates to MPSPYRLLRALLALGILPFVLLIAGCGGGPDNSGSSANNTGSLPDSLNTLSDTEQQNGWQLLFDGRSLDGWRGFKRDSVPAGWAVERGAMHFTGQPSTQEGEPPLTLITDSMYADFELRLEWKIASEGNSGVMYRVSEQEDLPYETGPEYQVLDNATLSPDDTIHTSGALYGLYAPAQDVTRPIGEYNEARIVVRGSHVEHWMNGTKLLEAEIGSDTWTNRVESTKFSNWPNFGQMDEGHIALQDHGHPVWYRDVKIRPLSPDAEE, encoded by the coding sequence ATGCCCTCACCGTATCGTCTTCTCCGGGCACTACTGGCGTTGGGAATCCTGCCGTTCGTTCTTCTCATTGCGGGGTGCGGCGGGGGCCCCGACAACTCCGGGTCTTCTGCGAACAATACCGGCTCCCTCCCCGACTCCCTCAACACCCTTTCCGACACGGAGCAGCAGAACGGATGGCAACTGCTGTTCGACGGCCGGTCGCTCGACGGTTGGCGCGGATTCAAGCGCGACTCGGTGCCTGCGGGCTGGGCCGTAGAACGCGGGGCAATGCACTTTACGGGACAGCCCTCAACCCAAGAGGGAGAACCGCCGCTCACGCTCATAACGGATTCTATGTACGCTGACTTTGAGCTTCGCCTGGAATGGAAAATCGCCTCGGAGGGCAACAGCGGCGTCATGTACCGCGTCTCGGAGCAGGAAGATCTACCTTACGAGACGGGACCGGAATACCAGGTACTTGACAACGCGACCCTCAGCCCGGACGATACGATTCACACGTCGGGCGCCCTGTACGGGCTCTACGCACCGGCACAAGACGTGACCCGTCCGATCGGCGAGTACAACGAGGCCCGGATTGTAGTCCGCGGCTCTCACGTGGAGCACTGGATGAACGGAACGAAACTCTTAGAAGCCGAGATTGGTAGCGACACGTGGACGAATCGTGTAGAGAGTACGAAGTTTTCCAACTGGCCGAATTTCGGTCAGATGGACGAGGGACACATTGCTCTGCAGGACCACGGACATCCCGTGTGGTACCGCGACGTGAAGATCCGTCCCTTGTCTCCCGACGCGGAAGAGTAG
- a CDS encoding serine hydrolase domain-containing protein, translating into MPSRFRRLWTMCSLLLLATVVTAQAQITPTAEPETVGMSADRLSRISETLSPHVEKGQISGLMTMVYRQGEVVHFNTYGDRDRQTDAPMTKETLFRIYSMTKPITTVAALMLYEEGHFHLDDPVAEYLPAFEDAQVYDTTAAGQPRKVPARRPITIRDLMTHTSGLTYGVFGNTPVDSMYTAVGVLDNDQTLAAAIDTLGTLPLLHQPGETWHYSVSTDVLGRLVEVVSGTTLDTFFRTRIFEPLGMDDTMFEVPSSEMDRFATNYAVGKDGSLVVQDRKASSEFAAPVQFLSGGGGLVSTMDDYLRFARMLLNEGALDGTRLLSPKTVALMTQNHLDGTHAPGWGFGLGVQVCTDLAAAQTIGSEGMYGWSGAANTFFFIDPKEELIGMAWTQLFPHGRYEIGSTFRVSVYQAIVE; encoded by the coding sequence ATGCCTTCTCGCTTTCGTCGGCTGTGGACGATGTGTAGTCTCCTTCTCCTCGCTACCGTCGTCACGGCGCAGGCTCAGATCACGCCCACCGCCGAGCCTGAGACGGTCGGTATGTCGGCGGATCGACTGTCGCGCATCTCCGAGACCCTGTCGCCCCACGTAGAGAAAGGGCAGATCTCAGGCCTCATGACGATGGTGTACCGCCAGGGAGAAGTGGTGCATTTCAATACGTACGGCGACCGCGACCGTCAGACGGATGCGCCGATGACGAAGGAGACCCTCTTTCGCATCTACTCGATGACAAAACCCATCACGACGGTCGCGGCGCTGATGTTGTACGAGGAGGGGCACTTCCATCTCGACGATCCGGTGGCCGAGTATCTGCCTGCATTTGAGGACGCTCAGGTCTACGACACCACGGCTGCGGGGCAGCCCCGGAAGGTGCCCGCGCGGCGGCCCATCACCATTCGCGACCTGATGACGCACACCTCCGGGCTCACGTACGGCGTCTTCGGCAATACGCCGGTGGACTCGATGTACACGGCGGTCGGGGTTCTCGACAACGATCAGACCCTCGCCGCGGCCATCGACACGCTTGGCACGCTGCCGCTCCTCCACCAGCCCGGTGAAACGTGGCACTACAGCGTTTCGACCGACGTGCTCGGGCGTCTCGTGGAGGTCGTGTCCGGCACGACGCTCGATACGTTCTTCCGGACCCGCATTTTTGAGCCTCTCGGGATGGACGACACGATGTTTGAGGTTCCGTCCAGCGAAATGGATCGCTTCGCAACGAACTACGCCGTGGGCAAAGACGGGTCGCTCGTCGTGCAGGACCGGAAGGCGTCCAGCGAGTTTGCGGCGCCCGTCCAATTCCTGTCCGGAGGCGGCGGGCTCGTGTCCACGATGGACGACTATCTCCGGTTTGCACGCATGCTGTTGAATGAGGGCGCGCTCGACGGCACGCGGCTCCTCAGTCCGAAAACAGTGGCCCTCATGACACAAAACCACCTGGATGGGACGCACGCGCCGGGATGGGGCTTTGGGCTCGGCGTTCAGGTTTGTACCGACCTTGCAGCGGCCCAAACGATCGGGTCTGAGGGCATGTACGGATGGTCGGGAGCCGCCAACACCTTCTTTTTCATTGACCCGAAGGAGGAGTTGATCGGGATGGCGTGGACACAGCTCTTTCCCCACGGCCGGTACGAAATTGGATCGACGTTTCGGGTCAGCGTCTACCAGGCCATCGTGGAGTAA
- a CDS encoding four helix bundle protein, which translates to MAKIESFRELNVYRRAHRHASVLFERSHQFPKEEKYALTDQIRRSSRAVTALLAEAWARRRYKAVFINKVNQALGEAMETQAWLDHARSCGYLDEDEYEKLNDAWNHIGAMLRRMIQRADGFCSSSP; encoded by the coding sequence ATGGCGAAGATCGAGAGTTTTCGGGAACTGAATGTGTATCGACGGGCGCATCGACACGCCAGCGTCCTCTTTGAACGATCTCATCAGTTTCCAAAAGAGGAGAAGTATGCGCTTACAGATCAGATCCGTCGTTCTTCCCGAGCCGTCACCGCTCTTCTGGCGGAAGCGTGGGCACGTCGACGGTACAAGGCTGTCTTCATCAATAAGGTGAACCAGGCGCTAGGGGAGGCAATGGAAACGCAGGCGTGGCTCGATCATGCTCGGTCCTGTGGCTATCTCGATGAAGACGAGTACGAGAAACTCAACGACGCCTGGAATCACATTGGGGCCATGCTCAGACGCATGATTCAACGTGCTGACGGGTTCTGTAGCTCTTCTCCGTGA
- the fsa gene encoding fructose-6-phosphate aldolase: MKFFVDTANLEEIREANDMGVLDGVTTNPSLVKAEGNVDFHERVLKICEVVQGDVSAEVTATDFDGMMEEAHTLAQIHDNVVVKIPLIKEGIKALRALDDEGIRTNCTLCFSPTQALVAAKAGADYISPFIGRIDDISSDGMTLIEEIVQIYDNYDFETEVLAASIRHPTHVKRAALAGADVATMPFETMVKLLDHPLTDRGLERFLEDWEEYQEAKEEEAATAAV, encoded by the coding sequence ATGAAATTTTTTGTCGACACCGCTAACCTTGAGGAGATTCGCGAGGCCAATGATATGGGCGTCCTCGACGGCGTCACGACAAACCCCTCGCTTGTGAAGGCCGAGGGCAACGTCGATTTTCACGAGCGTGTGCTGAAAATCTGTGAGGTCGTCCAGGGAGACGTTTCGGCCGAGGTGACGGCCACCGACTTTGACGGCATGATGGAAGAGGCCCACACGCTGGCCCAGATTCACGACAATGTCGTCGTCAAGATTCCGCTGATCAAGGAGGGCATTAAGGCGCTCCGTGCGCTCGACGACGAAGGCATCCGCACCAACTGTACGCTTTGCTTTTCGCCGACGCAGGCGCTTGTGGCTGCAAAGGCGGGGGCCGACTACATCAGCCCCTTCATCGGGCGGATTGACGACATCTCGTCCGACGGCATGACGTTGATTGAGGAGATCGTCCAAATCTACGACAACTACGACTTTGAAACGGAGGTGCTGGCCGCCTCGATTCGGCATCCGACCCACGTGAAGCGGGCAGCTCTTGCCGGGGCCGACGTGGCGACTATGCCGTTCGAGACGATGGTGAAGCTGCTCGACCACCCGCTTACGGACCGGGGGCTGGAGCGCTTCCTGGAGGACTGGGAAGAATATCAGGAAGCGAAGGAGGAAGAGGCTGCCACAGCGGCAGTGTAG
- a CDS encoding DUF6616 family protein produces the protein MSLYTERWIARPAWLALPISERIAYLDQMEAGMRALADAGAILIGLVLDEAQHPVHSSDRYLAVWVMPEEAQVRMLESMLKEAGWHRYFRRADETSEAERTRASLFPSTPPSHWHVNGRRK, from the coding sequence ATGTCTCTCTACACCGAACGATGGATTGCCCGGCCCGCATGGCTGGCACTTCCCATTTCCGAACGCATTGCCTATCTCGATCAGATGGAGGCGGGGATGCGTGCCCTTGCCGACGCAGGAGCCATACTCATTGGACTTGTTCTGGACGAGGCACAGCATCCGGTACACAGCAGCGACCGATACCTTGCCGTCTGGGTGATGCCGGAGGAGGCCCAGGTTCGCATGCTCGAGTCAATGCTGAAAGAGGCCGGATGGCATCGCTACTTTCGCCGGGCCGACGAAACGTCGGAAGCAGAACGCACCCGCGCGTCTTTGTTTCCGTCTACGCCCCCGTCCCATTGGCACGTGAATGGGCGGCGCAAGTGA
- the tkt gene encoding transketolase, with the protein MPRETLHATDLETKAINTIRFLSADAVEAAQSGHPGAPMGLAPVAYTLWTRHLRHSPEHPGWPNRDRFVLSAGHASMLLYSLLHLSGYDLSLDEIKHFRQWGSKTPGHPEAHLTSGVETTTGPLGQGFANGVGMAFAERLLADEFNTPDHPVVDHYTYALCSDGDLMEGISQEAASLAGHHDLGKLVYLYDDNEITIDGDTDLTFTEDVAGRFEAYDWHVSRVDDANDLDAVDAAIEEAKAVTDQPSLIVVKSHIGYGSPNKQDTAAAHGAPLGEEEVRLTKDALGWPTDETFHVPEGVYDHVQQAVSDGAEQKAAWDDLMEDYEEAHPERAAEYRRWLHREPGEGWEAAVPTFDPDESLATRKASGLTLNELAPEVGYLIGGSADLTGSNKTDVPGRSDFQPDNPGGRYFRFGVREHAMAGAMNGMALHGGIQPYGGTFLIFSDYLRPSLRLSALMEQPVVYVFTHDSIGIGEDGPTHQPVEHLMALRAIPNLTLLRPADANETAEAWKVAVQNTEGPTALALTRQTLPVFDREEVTPARGVGRGAYVLRPTEGTPDVLLIGSGSEVQHALAAARTLADDGIEAQVVSMPSWELFDDQSETYQHKVLPPEVTARVSIEAGVTQGWERYVGPDGACIGVDRFGASAPGEVVMEKYGITAEHVAEQARQLVA; encoded by the coding sequence ATGCCCAGGGAGACCCTCCACGCCACGGATCTCGAAACGAAGGCGATCAACACCATTCGCTTTTTGTCGGCCGACGCGGTCGAGGCAGCACAGAGCGGTCATCCGGGCGCGCCGATGGGATTGGCCCCGGTGGCCTATACGCTGTGGACGCGCCATCTGCGTCACAGTCCAGAGCACCCGGGCTGGCCGAATCGCGACCGGTTTGTGCTTTCGGCGGGTCATGCGTCGATGTTGCTCTACAGTCTGCTCCACCTTTCCGGCTACGACCTGTCGCTGGATGAGATTAAACACTTCCGGCAGTGGGGCAGCAAAACGCCGGGGCATCCCGAGGCGCACCTGACGTCAGGGGTAGAGACGACGACCGGTCCGCTCGGGCAGGGCTTTGCGAACGGGGTGGGCATGGCCTTTGCCGAGCGCCTGCTGGCCGACGAATTTAACACGCCGGACCATCCGGTCGTCGATCACTACACCTACGCGCTCTGCTCGGATGGGGACCTCATGGAGGGCATCTCGCAGGAGGCAGCCTCGCTGGCCGGGCACCACGATCTTGGCAAGCTCGTCTACCTGTACGACGACAACGAGATTACGATCGACGGCGACACGGACCTCACGTTTACCGAGGATGTCGCGGGCCGGTTTGAGGCCTACGACTGGCACGTGAGTCGCGTCGACGACGCCAACGACCTGGACGCCGTGGACGCAGCCATCGAGGAAGCGAAGGCCGTGACGGATCAGCCCTCGCTCATCGTGGTGAAGTCGCACATTGGGTATGGCAGCCCCAACAAGCAGGACACCGCTGCCGCTCACGGCGCGCCGCTTGGAGAGGAGGAGGTGCGTCTCACGAAAGATGCCCTGGGCTGGCCGACGGACGAGACGTTCCACGTGCCGGAGGGCGTGTACGATCACGTCCAGCAGGCCGTCAGCGACGGCGCCGAGCAGAAGGCGGCGTGGGACGACCTGATGGAGGACTATGAGGAGGCGCATCCCGAGCGGGCAGCTGAGTACCGGCGATGGCTCCACCGAGAGCCGGGAGAGGGATGGGAGGCGGCCGTGCCGACGTTCGACCCCGACGAATCGCTGGCGACGCGGAAGGCGAGTGGACTCACCCTCAACGAACTGGCGCCCGAAGTGGGGTATCTCATCGGGGGATCCGCGGATCTCACGGGCTCCAACAAGACCGACGTGCCGGGGCGCAGCGACTTCCAGCCGGACAATCCCGGTGGCCGGTACTTCCGCTTCGGGGTTCGCGAACATGCTATGGCAGGGGCGATGAACGGGATGGCCCTGCACGGGGGCATTCAGCCATACGGCGGTACGTTCCTCATCTTCAGCGACTACCTGCGCCCGTCGTTGCGCCTCAGTGCGCTGATGGAGCAGCCGGTCGTGTACGTCTTTACGCACGACTCGATCGGGATCGGAGAGGACGGGCCCACACACCAGCCGGTCGAACACCTGATGGCCCTGCGCGCCATTCCCAATCTCACGCTCCTACGCCCGGCCGACGCCAACGAAACGGCCGAGGCCTGGAAGGTGGCCGTGCAGAACACCGAGGGCCCGACGGCGCTCGCGCTGACCCGACAGACCCTCCCCGTCTTCGACCGCGAGGAGGTCACTCCGGCGCGGGGCGTGGGGCGAGGCGCGTACGTGCTTCGGCCCACCGAGGGGACTCCGGACGTGCTTCTGATCGGCAGTGGCAGCGAGGTGCAGCACGCCCTCGCGGCCGCTCGCACCCTGGCCGACGACGGCATTGAGGCTCAGGTGGTAAGCATGCCCTCCTGGGAGCTCTTCGATGACCAATCCGAGACATACCAACACAAGGTGCTTCCGCCCGAGGTCACGGCTCGCGTCTCCATCGAAGCAGGCGTGACGCAGGGATGGGAGCGCTACGTTGGCCCCGACGGGGCATGCATCGGCGTCGACCGGTTTGGGGCCTCTGCGCCCGGTGAGGTGGTCATGGAGAAGTACGGAATCACTGCCGAACACGTGGCTGAGCAGGCACGACAGCTCGTGGCGTGA
- a CDS encoding sugar phosphate isomerase/epimerase: MDRRQFLTTSAQAAGIAWAGLGLAACSNASDAESSDASSNGTVSASLPAVGLQLYTVRSVLENDFSGTMETVAEIGYDEVEFAGYYDRSPEEIGAMLDDLGLSAPAAHVPLQQIREAPDALIQTAQAVGHDYLVCPYLREADRGSLDAYRQRASEFSEFGKRCTNAGLQFAYHNHDFEFQAMDDTLPYDVLLEETDPSHVQMELDLYWIAAAGHDPTDYITRNPDRYPLCHVKDRTADGEMVSVGAGQMDFAAIFRAGNFEHYFVEHDNPEAPMQSIEASHKTLSQLTF, encoded by the coding sequence ATGGATCGACGCCAGTTCCTCACCACGTCCGCCCAGGCCGCCGGGATCGCCTGGGCGGGACTGGGGCTTGCGGCGTGCTCCAACGCCTCTGATGCCGAATCCTCCGACGCCTCTTCCAACGGCACGGTGAGCGCCTCGCTCCCCGCTGTTGGACTCCAGCTCTACACCGTGCGGAGTGTGCTGGAGAACGATTTCTCGGGAACGATGGAGACGGTGGCCGAAATAGGCTACGACGAGGTGGAATTTGCTGGATACTATGACCGGAGTCCCGAAGAGATCGGGGCAATGCTCGACGACCTCGGCCTTTCCGCCCCCGCCGCCCACGTGCCCCTTCAGCAAATTCGAGAAGCCCCAGATGCGCTCATTCAAACGGCGCAGGCCGTCGGGCACGACTATCTGGTGTGTCCCTACCTCCGCGAGGCAGACCGCGGAAGCCTCGATGCGTATCGGCAGCGAGCGTCCGAGTTTTCCGAATTCGGCAAGCGCTGCACGAACGCTGGGCTCCAGTTTGCCTATCACAACCACGACTTCGAATTTCAGGCGATGGACGACACGCTTCCCTACGACGTGCTGCTGGAGGAAACCGATCCGTCGCACGTGCAGATGGAGCTGGACCTCTACTGGATCGCGGCGGCCGGCCACGATCCAACCGACTACATCACGCGCAATCCCGACCGCTATCCGCTCTGCCACGTGAAGGACCGGACGGCAGACGGCGAGATGGTGAGCGTGGGGGCGGGGCAAATGGACTTTGCCGCGATCTTCCGGGCGGGCAACTTCGAGCACTACTTCGTAGAGCACGACAACCCCGAGGCTCCGATGCAGAGCATCGAAGCCAGCCACAAGACGCTCAGTCAGCTTACCTTCTAA